Proteins encoded within one genomic window of Macrotis lagotis isolate mMagLag1 chromosome 3, bilby.v1.9.chrom.fasta, whole genome shotgun sequence:
- the ELMOD2 gene encoding ELMO domain-containing protein 2 isoform X1, producing MFISVWQYLYRHFFRFWMKWLFRVFTRKCELQRICEGFIGGERTYKIENALVLSKNQVLQNATFVNHSEVEDRIEDIMKEKNINPKNDKRFKIRMKTCLLQISGYKQLCLDVENVRKSPYDSDNQHHEELLLKLWNLLMPNEKLKARITKQWIDIGFQGDDPKTDFRGMGLLGLINLVYFSENYTKYSHRILSHSNHPTLGYFYAIVGINLTEMAYSLLKSNALKFHFYNSVPGIPTMEHFHQFYCYLFYEFDKFWFEEEPESIMYFNQYREKFHEKIKNLLLDYRVILTLKI from the exons ATGTTTATTTCCGTGTGGCAGTACCTGTATCGACATTTTTTTCGATTTTGGATGAAATGGCTCTTTCGAGTGTTTACCAGAAAATGTGAACTGCAGCGTATCTGTGAGGGTTTTATCGGTGGAGAAAGAACATACAAGATAg aaaatGCTTTGGTCCTCTCAAAGAATCAG GTTTTACAAAATGCCACATTTGTTAATCACAGTGAAGTAGAAGATCGCATAGAAgatataatgaaggaaaaaaatattaacccCAAAAATGACAAAAG GTTTAAAATTCGCATGAAAACATGCTTACTGCAGATATCTGGCTATAAGCAGCTCTGTTTGGATGTAGAAAATGTGAGAAAAAGTCCTTATGATTCAGATAATCAGCATCATGAAGAACTACTACTGAAG CTTTGGAATCTGCTGATGCCTAATGAAAAACTGAAGGCTAGAATCACCAAGCAGTGGATTGACATTGGTTTCCAAGGTGATGATCCCAAAACAGACTTCAGAGGCATGGGCTTGCTGGGATTAATCAATCTTGT GTATTTTAGTGAAAATTATACCAAGTATTCTCATCGGATTCTAAGTCATTCAAATCATCCAACTTTGGG ATATTTCTATGCAATAGTTGGGATCAATTTAACAGAAATGGCTTATAGTTTATTGAAGAGTAATGCTTTGAAGTTTCATTTCTATAACTCTGTTCCGGGTATTCCTACAATGGAAcattttcatcaattttatt GCTATCTCTTCTATGAGTTCGATAAATTTTGGTTTGAAGAAGAGCCAGAAAGTATTATGTATTTCAACCAGTATAGAGAAAAGTTTCAcgaaaaaattaagaatcttcTATTGGATTACAGAGTAATACTGACCTTAAAGATATGA
- the ELMOD2 gene encoding ELMO domain-containing protein 2 isoform X2 produces the protein MFISVWQYLYRHFFRFWMKWLFRVFTRKCELQRICEGFIGGERTYKIENALVLSKNQVLQNATFVNHSEVEDRIEDIMKEKNINPKNDKRFKIRMKTCLLQISGYKQLCLDVENVRKSPYDSDNQHHEELLLKLWNLLMPNEKLKARITKQWIDIGFQGDDPKTDFRGMGLLGLINLVYFYAIVGINLTEMAYSLLKSNALKFHFYNSVPGIPTMEHFHQFYCYLFYEFDKFWFEEEPESIMYFNQYREKFHEKIKNLLLDYRVILTLKI, from the exons ATGTTTATTTCCGTGTGGCAGTACCTGTATCGACATTTTTTTCGATTTTGGATGAAATGGCTCTTTCGAGTGTTTACCAGAAAATGTGAACTGCAGCGTATCTGTGAGGGTTTTATCGGTGGAGAAAGAACATACAAGATAg aaaatGCTTTGGTCCTCTCAAAGAATCAG GTTTTACAAAATGCCACATTTGTTAATCACAGTGAAGTAGAAGATCGCATAGAAgatataatgaaggaaaaaaatattaacccCAAAAATGACAAAAG GTTTAAAATTCGCATGAAAACATGCTTACTGCAGATATCTGGCTATAAGCAGCTCTGTTTGGATGTAGAAAATGTGAGAAAAAGTCCTTATGATTCAGATAATCAGCATCATGAAGAACTACTACTGAAG CTTTGGAATCTGCTGATGCCTAATGAAAAACTGAAGGCTAGAATCACCAAGCAGTGGATTGACATTGGTTTCCAAGGTGATGATCCCAAAACAGACTTCAGAGGCATGGGCTTGCTGGGATTAATCAATCTTGT ATATTTCTATGCAATAGTTGGGATCAATTTAACAGAAATGGCTTATAGTTTATTGAAGAGTAATGCTTTGAAGTTTCATTTCTATAACTCTGTTCCGGGTATTCCTACAATGGAAcattttcatcaattttatt GCTATCTCTTCTATGAGTTCGATAAATTTTGGTTTGAAGAAGAGCCAGAAAGTATTATGTATTTCAACCAGTATAGAGAAAAGTTTCAcgaaaaaattaagaatcttcTATTGGATTACAGAGTAATACTGACCTTAAAGATATGA